A single window of Liolophura sinensis isolate JHLJ2023 chromosome 6, CUHK_Ljap_v2, whole genome shotgun sequence DNA harbors:
- the LOC135467361 gene encoding WD repeat-containing protein on Y chromosome-like, translated as MDVLLHTSRDSTPSAWQGKQSRQRSEGSRGQSSVGHTRTSGRQAFELPDNSIGDRLEKLKKIFETADDDGQNGLSMDEFHTAMSSTIGQRLSRRDLELLFMKVDANCDGSVDWEEFVTYILLEFQEKSLMLRMLKETPFPNERREIFSRHRDTILSVIFFSSSKAVDYTSGRYVTLAKDGTVSFWSLELKLQHSYRVGQNRERLTPVWMTNMVSLPSSSMIAIASTDRDIMFYDLGAKKFFRKYLIKGLEHCVNCMDYWVDVANPRQAVLAWGDMAGNVYAVTFQNVSSGCLFGTSRTKQQLECKNVTLSELQRGLVPGVKLHRQLNIHEGWVSHVRYIPELASCVSSCASEGTAMYVSDFENKKCAYFKIRKGLLCFDYCPKNNIIVTGGMDYYIRVWNPHVNAKAIFVLKTHSQPITHILVNHVRDHCISLDRSKTACIHDLADQQLLQKISGRAMNMGTVPVTAVFFNPKLQSLILATDHLAVLEKKEEEERFSDVLSHNKPVCAALFNPAFQQVVTACEGSVVSVWDINTGKKGMQFLNAHKRYHNGVELPVEITAMSFDAGGRRLITGAKNGTVKMWNYNNGCCIVDFKVPDGKEITAVFHTSHRIYVTGWNRQVGVFIESGTNNDYKPWRCVHRNDVLTMAFLSPNILATGSYDGDIVVWSRETGQLYCRLNANESHKPLTDIDLFKKESLISLESDGTASSSSSVEDNSAPTGIMGKKLLRAKKKPARVKSASASRYNPADVLRNKFSHPLLPALNVNCGKLVVTDGDESRIPLQTRKGYDNICKYYEAAVECIIFLENRENHRHTATVVASGAEGWVRFWSTHHKGGLLGQFRASQRKGESVRALATDKDNQLLMTGDTAGYLKIWDISDFCINNDSSSQTEVSDNPSLSYIEGLTSMRWNRPPPESSCPLTTLKEPPLRISFQAHTKAIRHLECVNERNMIITSSDDCSVRLWTFCGRYIGTFGEPWPELPGRIDPKSLPPKIPGELRRVASATTLKVLNGGKLPHWRLALNIIRFRGVEQIKQQFTHLTDPEEQKPELNKHGTEARLGKSTILGQSYKRTTRHRMEPVLPELREVYSNIGVYHTLHFSNMTPLEFDTMLKGLSKAQEARLGASGKQLSQLTCRHIAERTKNLPKLFQQYESVKSRSMPGGELAPSGRIRESLRKTKTALEEQEQQKYGLKDVKSAENNVLALRTITE; from the exons ATGGATGTTCTGCTTCATACCTCTCGAGACTCGACGCCATCTGCCTGGCAAGGCAAGCAATCCAGACAGCGCAGCGAGGGAAGCCGTGGTCAAAGCTCTGTGGGGCACACGAGAACCTCCGGCAGACAAGCATTTGAACTGCCCGATAATAGCATAGGCGATCGTCtggaaaaactgaagaaaatctTTGAGACCGCAGACGACGACGGCCAAAATGGCCTGAGTATGGACGAATTTCACACGGCGATGAGCTCCACTATTGGACAGAGGTTAAGTCGGCGTGACCTAGAGCTACTGTTCATGAAGGTGGACGCTAACTGTGATGGATCTGTCGACTGGGAGGAATTCGTCACCTATATTCTGTTGGAATTCCAAGAGAAGAGTTTGATGTTAAGAATGCTGAAAGAGACACCTTTTCCAAATGAACGCCGTGAGATTTTCAGCCGACACAGGGACACAATTTtgagtgtaatttttttctcttcttcgAAGGCTGTAGATTACACTTCGGGGCGTTATGTGACTCTGGCGAAAGACGGAACAGTGAGTTTCTGGTCACTCGAGTTAAAGCTGCAGCATAGCTATCGTGTGGGTCAGAATCGAGAGAGGTTAACACCGGTTTGGATGACCAATATGGTGAGCTTACCTAGCTCCAGCATGATTGCCATAGCCTCCACAGATCGGGACATTATGTTTTATGATCTGGGTGCTAAAAAGTTTTTTAGGAAATACCTAATTAAGGGTCTTGAACATTGTGTGAATTGTATGGATTATTGGGTGGATGTGGCGAATCCCAGACAGGCTGTCCTAGCCTGGGGTGACATGGCAGGGAACGTTTATGCAGTCACATTCCAAAACGTTTCCTCTGGTTGCTTGTTTGGGACATCCCGGACCAAACAGCAGTTGGAGTGTAAGAATGTAACCTTATCAGAACTGCAGCGAGGCCTAGTACCCGGGGTTAAGCTTCACCGGCAGCTTAATATTCATGAGGGGTGGGTAAGTCATGTTCGTTACATCCCCGAACTGGCATCTTGTGTTTCGTCCTGTGCTTCAGAAGGGACTGCCATGTACGTCAGCGACTTCGAAAACAAAAAGTGTGCATATTTCAAAATTCGTAAAGGCCTTCTTTGCTTCGACTACTGTCCGAAGAACAACATCATTGTAACCGGCGGTATGGATTATTACATTAGGGTTTGGAACCCTCACGTTAATGCTAAAGCGATATTCGTTCTGAAAACCCACAGCCAGCCGATCACACACATATTGGTAAATCACGTCAGGGATCACTGTATTAGCTTGGACAGGAGTAAAACGGCCTGCATTCACGATCTGGCAGACCAACAACTATTACAGAAGATAAGCGGGCGGGCTATGAACATGGGCACCGTTCCGGTCACGGCGGTGTTCTTCAATCCTAAACTGCAGTCTCTGATTCTAGCAACGGATCACTTGGCCGTCTTGGAGAAGAAGGAAGAAGAGGAGAGATTCAGTGATGTTCTTAGTCACAACAAGCCAGTTTGTGCAGCCTTGTTCAACCCGGCATTCCAACAGGTTGTCACGGCCTGTGAAGGCTCCGTGGTTAGCGTTTGGGATATAAACACAGGTAAGAAAGGTATGCAGTTTCTTAATGCCCACAAGCGATATCACAACGGCGTAGAATTACCGGTAGAGATCACGGCCATGTCATTTGACGCGGGAGGTAGGCGTCTGATTACCGGGGCTAAAAATGGCACAGTGAAGATGTGGAACTACAACAACGGCTGTTGTATCGTGGATTTTAAAGTTCCTGATGGTAAAGAGATCACAGCGGTTTTTCACACGTCTCATCGGATCTATGTGACCGGCTGGAACCGTCAGGTAGGAGTGTTCATAGAAAGTGGGACGAATAATGACTACAAACCATGGCGGTGTGTACACAGAAACGATGTTTTAACCATGGCTTTTCTTAGTCCAAACATTCTGGCCACAGGTTCTTATGACGGCGACATTGTCGTCTGGTCTCGAGAAACAGGCCAACTTTACTGTAGACTGAATGCCAACGAAAGCCATAAACCTTTGACCGATATCGACTTATTTAAGAAGGAAAGTTTAATATCACTAGAATCAGACGGTACAGCCTCCAGCAGCTCTTCGGTAGAAGATAATTCTGCCCCAACGGGAATTATGGGAAAGAAATTGTTGCGAGCGAAAAAGAAACCAGCTCGAGTCAAATCAGCATCTGCATCCAGATATAACCCTGCGGACGTTTTGAGAAATAAGTTTAGTCATCCACTTTTGCCCGCACTGAACGTGAATTGTGGAAAACTGGTGGTTACAGACGGTGATGAAAGTCGGATCCCTCTTCAGACACGCAAAGGCTATGATAACATATGCAAGTATTACGAAGCTGCAGTTGAATgcattatttttcttgaaaaccGTGAGAATCACAGACACACAGCTACAGTGGTTGCGAGTGGCGCTGAAGGCTGGGTGCGTTTTTGGTCCACCCACCACAAGGGAGGTCTCCTTGGGCAGTTCCGGGCTAGTCAGAGGAAAGGGGAGAGCGTGAGGGCCCTGGCTACGGACAAAGACAACCAGCTGTTGATGACTGGCGACACAGCAGGCTATCTCAAGATCTGGGACATCTCTGACTTCTGCATCAACAATGACAGCAGCAGCCAGACGGAGGTCTCTGACAACCCCAGCCTGTCTTACATTGAGGGCCTGACCTCCATGCGCTGGAACAGGCCACCCCCGGAGAGTAGTTGCCCCCTCACTACTCTCAAAGAGCCTCCCCTGCGTATCTCGTTCCAGGCACATACCAAAGCCATCCGCCACCTGGAGTGCGTCAACGAGCGCAATATGATCATCACATCAAGCGACGACTGTTCCGTTCGACTTTGGACGTTCTGTGGACGTTACATTGGTACGTTTGGAGAACCCTGGCCGGAATTGCCCGGACGTATAGATCCCAAATCACTGCCTCCCAAGATTCCTGGCGAACTGCGCCGCGTAGCCTCCGCCACCACTCTTAAAGTACTTAACGGGGGTAAACTGCCGCACTGGCGACTTGCCCTGAATATTATCCGATTCCGCGGGGTGGAACAAATAAAGCAGCAGTTTACCCATCTCACAGACCCAGAGGAGCAAAAGCCGGAGCTGAACAAACATGGAACAGAAGCTCGCCTTGGGAAGAGTACGATTCTCGGACAATCCTACAAGAGAACAACACGGCACCGGATGGAACCAGTGTTACCTGAGCTGCGGGAAGTGTATTCAAAT ATCGGTGTTTATCACACGTTGCATTTCTCTAACATGACCCCACTGGAGTTCGACACCATGCTCAAAGGACTTTCCAAAGCTCAAGAGGCTCGTCTTGGAGCATCGGGCAAACAACTGAGCCAGTTAACGTGCAGGCATATCGCGGAGAGGACGAAAAATCTGCCCAAGCTATTTCAGCAGTACGAGTCCGTGAAGAGCCGTAGTATGCCAGGTGGAGAGCTAGCCCCGTCGGGCCGAATCAGGGAATCTCTGAGGAAAACCAAAACGGCGTTAGAGGAACAGGAACAACAGAAATATGGACTAAAAGACGTCAAATCCGCAGAGAATAATGTTCTAGCTCTTCGAACAATAACGGAATaa